The DNA sequence GATTTCCAGTTTAATCATTTCCTTTTTTGGGTTGGCTGTTGTCGCCTGAGCGTTCTTGGGGGAGCTAAGGTTAAAACATTATTAATCAATATACTATTGGTTGCATAACATGCGTAGTTGTAACGCTATGAGGTGCGATTAGTTGTATAAAAATCAATAATTTTTTCTCCTATTTTTTAATCTCGCGAAGGTCTGCTGATGGCACTTAAACGGACGGCTAGATTAAGGATTCCTCGAACTTGTTCCTGAGGCGCTTGATGCCATAATTGATTGGGAGGATGGAGCAGATCATCCAGCAAAAGTGCGTTGTTTAATTGGTAGTAAGTTACCCAATCTTCTCTAGTGGCAGCAGCAAACTGAGCAAAGGCTGCCTCATACCGCCCACAAGGTAGCGGAGCGGTACTAAAATCACAAAATTCTGGCACCTCCTCCCCTCTTGCCATAATATTGATCCAGGCAAATACATTGACGTAGCTTTCTTTGTAGTAATACCTGAACTCTCGCCAAAAATCCTTGGAAATGGGCAAATCAGCTGCTGCTACGTAGGCATTTAGCAAAGCTAGCGAACCTCCTACAGGCGTCAGTCTACAGCGATTGGTAGCCGTAAATCCGGCACAAGGCAGCTTGGTGTCCTCAAATTGAAGCTCCCGGCGAATGTATTCACTCCAATCTTCTCCGGCAACATCGAGGTAATTCGTACCGTAGGCGGTGTCGTATAACTTCAAGGCGTAGAGCGCAGCAGCGTTATCAGCTGGCCGCAAGGCCATGTCCTCAGGTCGGGAAGCAAGGTGCTTATATTGTGATCGGGAAATACCCATTACCAGATAAACCGACAGTTCTTCCCACTGCGTATGGTACTTTTCATCTTTGGTATAAAGCTGGTAATGACCCAGAATGATGGCTGCTTGTGTAAGGAAAAACAATTGCTGCTCCCATCTTTTTTTGTTTTTCCAGATAGGAAAATGATCGCGGTCACTGATATAGGCAGCCATCCAGGCCATGTGTTTAGCAATACGCGGATCGGGTTCATCCATCAAATCAGCCATCTGATGTAGCGCAATTGATGACTGACCCATCATAAAGATCGTTGTCTCCTGAAGATCATCCTGCCGATAGACATACTCCTTCAGATCTTCCTTATCCAAACCGTACAGGAGTTGTTTGTAGAATCCTTCACGCTGCCAACCGGTAATTTCTACCAACCATAATCCTAGCAAAAACAAGGCAATCAAGGTTCCCACCCCTACCAGTGCCAAAGCTACTCTTGGAAGTCTTTTCCGCAACAGATAAGCAATAAACCAGAAGAGTCCGGCTCCAAACAAAAGGATAATCAAGAAGGCAATAAATGGCATATTCTAAATTAACTGAACATTCGGCAAGATAGGGCTTTGGCAAATGCTGAGCAAACATTAAATTTGCGGGCGAAAACAATGCAGGGATTTACAGTGTTAACCCCATGTATTCCTGTTGAAAAAAAATTAGAAGGCGCTATGGCGATAATGATAACCGACGAATGTATTAATTGTGGCGCTTGTGAGCCTGAATGCCCCAACAACGCTATTTACGAAGGCGGTATGGACTGGGCTGTTGAGGACGGTACGTCCATCACTGGTGCTTATACCCTTTCGGGTAATCGTACGGTCGATGCCAGCAAGCGTTTGGAGCCGGTTTCTGACGAGTTTTACTACATTGTTCCTGATAAATGTACGGAATGTGTTGGATTTCACGAAGAACCCCAATGTGCCGCAGTTTGCCCGGTAGATTGTTGTGTTCCTGATCCCGAAAGAGAAGAAACGGAAGAGCAGTTGCTCGCTCGTAAGGCTGCATTGCACCTGGAGTAAACTCCTTCTGCTTTAAGAGCATGTTTGGAGCTTGCTTGCACTGAAAACCAAGTATTTAGCAACCTGGCGTCACTCAAAATCACTTACTTGACCCGCCAAGCGCGTGATTTTGAGTTTAGCCAGAACGCCAAATCATTGATTTTCAAAAGTAATCCGCTCCAAACATGCTCTAAAAACGACGTTTCAGCCAACGATCTGGCTTAATTTTCTGTGAATATTTCGTCATCTCATCCAGACGTAGTTTGCAGGATTCACACTGCAATAGATGTTCTCTGGTGCGCTTTAGCTCCTTTTCGCCCATGCGGTTCGATAAGAAATTATCTAAATCGTCATCATCAAGATGCTTAAGGGTTCCTTTGATTTGTCGCCACATGAACCAAATGACAGACAAGGCAAACACTACAACGATTAAAGCTTCTGTACTCATTTTCTTTTTTATTACTTCTTAGACTTGCCGTAATACTTCCATCAGGCGTTCCCAATCTTCTGCATTATTGTAAACATTTGGTGCAATACGAATTGTTTGACCACGGACGCTCACCAAAATCTTATGGGCTGACAACCGAGCTTGCACCGTTTCCATGTCTACCCTTTGGGGTAATCCCAAGCCCACCAAATGATGCCCGCGCTGTTCTTCCGGTAAGATGTTGAAACCCATCGCTACCAGCTCCTCCAAATAGGGACGGTTCAAATTGGCACAATACGCTTGGATACGGTCAGGCTCCCAGGCATTAATCTGCTGAAGCGCTGTTTCCAACATGGGTAAGAGTACAAAATTACTTTGTTCACCCATGCAATAGCGGCCTGCTAATGGGAGGTAATCAGGTTGGTAGTTGATCAGATTACGAAAATCATCGCTTCCTTTGCGGTTGATCCAGTTTTCTTCAATCGGCTGTCCTCCATCCAGCGCAGGGCCATAATAAGCCACGCCAGTAGAATACGGCCCCATCAACCACTTATAAGCTGCACAAATAAGGGCATCAGGTTGAATTTTTTGTACATCAAACGGTAAGGCCCCAACGGATTGTGTTCCGTCGATAATGAGCCAAGCCCCAACTTCTCTGGTTTTTTGCCGGATGGCTTCCAGGTCAAAGCGAACGCCTCCTACCCAATGCACGTGGGAAAGCGCTACCGCAGCGGTATCAGGACCAATAGCCGCCAGGAGTGCTTCGTTCCAACGCAGGCCCTTATCCGGACCTTCACCTACTCCTACACTGCTTAGTTTTCCGCCTTTGGCCTGGGCCAATTGCTGCCAGGAATAATAATTGCTGGGAAACTGCTCAGCAGCCACCACTATTTCCTGACCTTCTTTGAAAGGCAGGTTTTTTGCTACGGTTGCTATGCCATAAGAGACCGAAGGAATGACAGCAATACGGTCAGGTTCCTTGGCATTGATGGTGTTGGCAAATGCTTTTTTCACATTGCGCACCAGGCTAAAGAAACCTTCTGGCGCAATCCGATTGGGTGCGTTTTTAAGGCTGATAGCGTGTCGTCCTGCAGCCTCAACACTCTTGAGCTGAGGGGACATGTAGGCACAGTTTAGAAAAGTAACAGACTCATCCAACTGAAACAGTGATCGCTGGCATTTTAGCATTGGCTGGGTATTTTAGCAAATATAGGTTGCCCAGCGACAGCACAGAAATAAATCGATCCGGTTTTAATTAGTCAATTATTAGACTTGTTCTGCTGGGTCAGTTTGGTGGGAAAATTGATGCATTATCGACCACGCGAAGCCTTTTTTGAGGAGCCTAGCCATAGCTAAGCGACTTAAAAAAGGCACAGTGTGGGAAGATAAGGCGCGATTTGCCCCCGAAATGATCCCAGCAGAACAAGTCTAATAGCGCAAATAACACCTTACCCCAAATTGCACTGCCGAGAGGCCACCAAAAGGCGCTTCCTTGCTTGGCCATCCCGTGAGATGGCGCTGATATTGAAGTGTAGCTTCCCAATGCTGTGCAAAGCGATAACGCAAGCTGCTGTTCATACTCAATTGCCATCTTTTAGCCTCAATCGGATAGGGATCACTAAAGGAATTGGTAGTCGGATCCAACTCATAGACCGACAAAACAGAATCGTACAAATCAACCCGTAAATCACTGATATCTAGTGAAGGCTCAGCCACTACCGCCGACGCATTTTCTAAAACAGCAGTAGCATTGCTAATATAACTCCCCTGCACCGCCAGCCCTAGAGTAATTCTTGGCGACAGTTGATAAAGACTTCCGAGGTAAAGATTCCAACGGCTGGTTTGTATGTTCTGAAAAGCCAATGACCGCTCTACCGCGTAGCCACTCCCCAATGCTCCTGAAAATTCTTCTGCTAAGGCCCTATCTGCATTGTTTCCGATCAAAAGAGAACGCTGATTAAACTGGTATTGCACTCCAAGCTCTGCAAGCCACTTCTTTGTAATATCACGCTGAAGCCCTATCCCG is a window from the Lewinella sp. LCG006 genome containing:
- a CDS encoding aminotransferase class V-fold PLP-dependent enzyme yields the protein MLKCQRSLFQLDESVTFLNCAYMSPQLKSVEAAGRHAISLKNAPNRIAPEGFFSLVRNVKKAFANTINAKEPDRIAVIPSVSYGIATVAKNLPFKEGQEIVVAAEQFPSNYYSWQQLAQAKGGKLSSVGVGEGPDKGLRWNEALLAAIGPDTAAVALSHVHWVGGVRFDLEAIRQKTREVGAWLIIDGTQSVGALPFDVQKIQPDALICAAYKWLMGPYSTGVAYYGPALDGGQPIEENWINRKGSDDFRNLINYQPDYLPLAGRYCMGEQSNFVLLPMLETALQQINAWEPDRIQAYCANLNRPYLEELVAMGFNILPEEQRGHHLVGLGLPQRVDMETVQARLSAHKILVSVRGQTIRIAPNVYNNAEDWERLMEVLRQV
- a CDS encoding 4Fe-4S dicluster domain-containing protein; the encoded protein is MAIMITDECINCGACEPECPNNAIYEGGMDWAVEDGTSITGAYTLSGNRTVDASKRLEPVSDEFYYIVPDKCTECVGFHEEPQCAAVCPVDCCVPDPEREETEEQLLARKAALHLE